Proteins encoded in a region of the Takifugu flavidus isolate HTHZ2018 chromosome 10, ASM371156v2, whole genome shotgun sequence genome:
- the pitpnc1b gene encoding cytoplasmic phosphatidylinositol transfer protein 1b, with product MLMKEYRICMPLTLEEYRIGQLYMISKHSCEQSDGGDGVEVVRNEPDVHPQYGRGQLTEKRIYLSSKLPSWAKALVPRFFYVTEKAWNFYPYTITEYSVSFLPRFNIRIETRFENNNGSNDNVFGDSPTPAGSVTFLDILSDPIPDKHYKETEDLSRWQSRKTGRGPLEKGWREQQVPIMCSYKRVQCSFEVYGFQTKTEEFIHKNIRDILLVGHRQAVAWLDEWHGLSMEEVREYERTMQDKTNCKVKSNQNAGPPAGARPALSRSISVTDELSLMKMGLTTPTMSMPCDSSVPQSPMRLNSTPE from the exons ATGTTGATGAAAGAGTACCGCATATGCATGCCCCTGACCCTGGAGGAG TACAGGATCGGCCAACTCTACATGATCAGCAAGCACAGCTGTGAGCAGAGCGACGGAGGCGacggggtggaggtggtgaggAACGAGCCGGACGTCCATCCTCAGTACGGCCGGGGACAGCTGACGGAGAAGCGCATCTACCTGAGCAG taAACTTCCATCCTGGGCCAAAGCCTTGGTCCCGAGGTTCTTCTACGTGACGGAGAAGGCCTGGAACTTCTACCCCTACACCATCACCG AATACTCA GTATCGTTTCTCCCCAGGTTCAACATCCGCATCGAGACGAGATTTGAGAACAACAACGGCAGTAACGACAAT GTGTTCGGGGACTCGCCGACCCCGGCCGGGAGTGTGACTTTCCTGGACATCCTGAGTGACCCCATCCCTGACAAGCACTACAAAGAGACCGAG GATCTGAGTCGATGGCAGTCGAGGAAAACGGGCCGGGGGCCGCTGGAGAAGGGCtggagggagcagcaggtgCCCATTATGTGCTCCTACAAGAGGGTGCAGTGCAGCTTCGAGGTGTACGGCTTCCAGACCAAGACCGAGGAGTTCATACACAAA AACATCCGGGATATTCTCCTGGTGGGTCACAGGCAGGCCGTGGCTTGGTTAGACGAATGGCACG GCCTGAgtatggaggaggtgagggagtaCGAGCGGACCATGCAGGACAAGACCAACTGCAAAGTGAAATCCAACCAGAACGCAG gtccTCCGGCAGGTGCCCGTCCAGCGCTCTCTCGCTCCATCTCGGTGACAGACGAGCTTTCCCTGATGAAGATGGGACTGACGACTCCCACCATGTCGAT